A portion of the Candidatus Cloacimonadota bacterium genome contains these proteins:
- a CDS encoding THUMP domain-containing protein yields RGLHFCCSKESLYRILYEARLIQRVLMPLLHFDCHSIKYLYQQAFKNIPWHTMFGLSQSFGIDTNVSNSFTRHSLYAGQILKDAICDNFRERFGERPAFTNKEPDILFNLHIHDNKVTISLDILGQSLHKRGYRKASVEAPLQETLAAAIIQMGSWDQEMPLWDPMCGSGTILAEALMLYCRIPAGYLRNHSRLELMPAFDSGLWQEVVKQANAGIRELPQGLIRGSDINETAIRAAEENLRLLPFGDRVKFETMRFESYSGDFCGIIFSNPPYGVRLGNHDDVGILYSALGDYLKQHCKGSTAYILCGSKELIPKLRLRAHWSKSIKNGDLDSRLAKIEIRNSIRPSVANKSNKCPA; encoded by the coding sequence CCCGGGGACTCCATTTCTGCTGCAGCAAAGAAAGCCTGTATCGCATTTTGTATGAAGCGCGGCTCATACAACGGGTGCTGATGCCGCTTCTGCATTTTGACTGCCACAGCATCAAATATCTATATCAGCAAGCGTTTAAAAATATCCCCTGGCATACGATGTTTGGGCTGAGTCAAAGCTTCGGAATCGATACAAACGTAAGCAACTCATTCACCAGACATTCATTGTATGCAGGACAAATCCTCAAAGATGCAATCTGCGATAACTTCCGGGAACGCTTTGGCGAACGTCCTGCTTTCACAAACAAAGAGCCGGACATCCTCTTCAATCTGCATATTCATGACAATAAAGTGACTATCTCATTGGATATTTTGGGGCAAAGCCTACACAAGCGGGGCTATCGGAAAGCCTCTGTGGAAGCTCCCCTACAGGAGACTCTGGCAGCAGCGATCATCCAAATGGGCTCTTGGGATCAGGAAATGCCCTTGTGGGATCCCATGTGCGGTAGCGGAACGATCCTGGCGGAAGCTTTGATGCTGTATTGCAGGATTCCCGCAGGCTATCTGAGGAATCATAGCAGGCTGGAGCTGATGCCGGCTTTTGACTCCGGATTGTGGCAAGAGGTCGTGAAGCAGGCAAATGCCGGGATACGTGAATTACCTCAAGGATTGATCAGAGGATCAGATATCAATGAGACAGCAATCAGGGCAGCGGAAGAAAACCTGAGACTATTACCCTTTGGAGATCGGGTAAAATTTGAGACCATGCGCTTCGAGAGCTATTCCGGGGATTTTTGCGGCATCATCTTCAGCAATCCCCCTTATGGAGTGCGTCTGGGAAATCATGATGACGTTGGCATACTATACTCTGCACTGGGCGATTATTTGAAACAGCATTGCAAAGGAAGCACAGCCTATATCCTTTGCGGATCAAAGGAATTGATCCCAAAGCTTCGCCTACGAGCTCATTGGTCCAAAAGCATAAAGAACGGGGATCTGGATTCCAGATTGGCGAAGATTGAAATTCGCAACTCAATAAGGCCTAGTGTTGCCAATAAATCAAATAAATGCCCAGCATAG
- a CDS encoding transporter substrate-binding domain-containing protein: MYKSLVCLSLVIAVLTISSCYKAPEELRLLTENYPPLTFIQNEEVTGFGTDVVNAIQAELGTDFPIQLTSWEDAYATALSEENVVLFTMDKTPEREELFHFIGPLGSNVASFYCHRDRMLVPNDVEKAKTYKSIATTTNWFTEQHLRELGFKNIVSNKDPIQSVKLLANKQADLAVFTDVTLAELCREAEVEPDTFTPVLELLSTDYYIAISKITNVKIVEKWQKAFNTIKANGELARLHSKWFDY, translated from the coding sequence ATGTACAAATCACTTGTATGTCTATCGCTTGTAATCGCAGTGCTGACCATCAGCTCGTGCTACAAAGCACCGGAAGAGCTCAGGCTTCTCACTGAAAACTATCCTCCTCTCACCTTCATTCAAAATGAGGAAGTAACCGGATTTGGAACCGATGTAGTAAATGCCATCCAAGCTGAACTGGGTACAGATTTTCCCATTCAGCTAACCAGTTGGGAGGACGCCTATGCCACAGCCCTTAGTGAAGAGAATGTAGTTTTGTTCACTATGGACAAGACTCCGGAGCGGGAAGAATTGTTCCACTTCATAGGTCCTCTGGGATCAAACGTGGCAAGCTTCTATTGCCATCGCGACAGGATGTTGGTACCAAATGATGTTGAAAAAGCCAAAACCTACAAATCCATAGCCACTACTACCAATTGGTTTACAGAACAACACCTCAGGGAGCTTGGCTTCAAAAACATAGTAAGCAACAAAGATCCGATTCAGTCTGTAAAGCTTCTGGCAAATAAGCAAGCTGATCTGGCAGTATTCACAGATGTCACTCTGGCGGAATTGTGCAGAGAAGCGGAAGTGGAACCGGATACTTTCACACCAGTTTTGGAGCTGCTATCTACAGATTACTACATAGCCATATCCAAGATCACAAACGTAAAGATAGTGGAAAAATGGCAGAAGGCTTTCAATACCATCAAAGCAAACGGAGAATTAGCCAGACTCCACAGTAAGTGGTTTGACTACTAA
- the secG gene encoding preprotein translocase subunit SecG gives MVLYTIALIIHVIISIVLVLVILAQTSKGGLDANLGGAAMNVFGGSGASQMLKKWTQILALVFAASCILLAFLVKDLRGGSLEEVQQRQSKLADTEAPAEPAAVPAPAETPSQPVQGE, from the coding sequence ATGGTTTTATACACAATAGCCCTGATCATTCATGTGATTATCAGCATCGTACTGGTGCTGGTGATCCTTGCGCAGACTTCCAAAGGTGGTCTTGATGCCAACCTTGGTGGAGCTGCAATGAATGTGTTTGGCGGTAGCGGTGCGTCTCAGATGCTAAAGAAATGGACTCAGATCCTGGCTCTTGTATTTGCCGCATCATGCATCCTGCTTGCTTTTCTGGTAAAGGATCTTCGCGGTGGTAGCCTGGAAGAAGTGCAGCAACGTCAAAGCAAACTTGCTGATACTGAAGCTCCCGCTGAACCCGCTGCAGTTCCCGCACCGGCAGAGACTCCCTCACAGCCTGTTCAGGGCGAATAG
- the surE gene encoding 5'/3'-nucleotidase SurE has product MRILLVNDDGINAPGIRSLQAALAEAGHELIIVAPDSERSAASHSITLRKDITATRIGKNEWAIGGTPVDCVVIALQKIIKDKIDLVVSGINAGQNMGEDVLYSGTVSAAVEAAMFGQRAIALSINAYKCQNFDSATKWFMKLLGHGIDNLAKPYEVLNVNFPNIPFEDVKGVRLTRTGHRKYYNFISIVSDAEDSFSYRIGGDVPQWDREPGTDSEAVNDGYISITPLGFELNKAEAFPPILSWIESQKLLEFTH; this is encoded by the coding sequence TTGAGAATACTACTGGTAAATGATGATGGTATCAACGCACCCGGAATCCGCAGTTTACAAGCAGCCTTGGCTGAAGCAGGACACGAACTGATTATTGTTGCTCCCGACAGTGAACGCAGCGCCGCATCTCACTCCATCACACTCAGGAAAGACATCACAGCCACACGTATTGGGAAGAATGAATGGGCGATTGGCGGGACCCCAGTGGATTGTGTGGTAATAGCTTTACAGAAGATAATTAAAGACAAGATAGATTTGGTAGTCTCCGGGATCAATGCCGGGCAAAACATGGGAGAAGACGTTCTCTATTCTGGCACTGTGTCTGCAGCGGTGGAAGCTGCCATGTTTGGTCAGCGTGCCATTGCTCTGTCCATAAATGCCTACAAGTGCCAAAACTTCGATTCTGCCACAAAGTGGTTCATGAAGCTTCTGGGACATGGCATCGATAATCTAGCAAAACCTTATGAAGTGCTCAACGTCAATTTCCCCAATATCCCTTTTGAAGATGTAAAAGGTGTTCGTCTTACCCGCACCGGGCATCGTAAGTATTACAATTTTATTTCCATAGTATCGGATGCCGAAGACAGCTTCAGCTATCGAATAGGTGGAGATGTTCCCCAATGGGATCGTGAGCCGGGCACAGATTCAGAAGCTGTAAACGACGGTTACATATCCATTACACCCTTGGGATTCGAGCTAAACAAAGCTGAAGCCTTCCCACCCATCTTGAGCTGGATCGAATCACAGAAGCTATTGGAGTTTACTCACTAA
- a CDS encoding protein-L-isoaspartate(D-aspartate) O-methyltransferase, which translates to MRFEDQRLQLVKKLKNSGISDPLVLEAFAKIPREDYVLPEYREYAYRNQPLPILEAQTISQPTMIALMLSELRLSPADIVLEIGTGSGYQTALLASIVKEVCSVELLDGLSLRAQKTLRAAGFRNLYFRIGDGWQGWQQAYPPYIEFNKIIVSAAADEVPSRLCEQLAEGGIMAVPVGEAGAQTLYIIHRENGELRYRKNVSCAFVPLVRSGR; encoded by the coding sequence ATGCGTTTTGAAGATCAGAGGCTGCAACTGGTTAAAAAGCTAAAGAATTCCGGGATTTCCGATCCCTTGGTCTTGGAGGCATTTGCCAAGATACCCAGAGAGGACTATGTGTTACCTGAATACCGTGAATATGCCTATCGCAATCAACCTCTGCCGATCTTAGAAGCCCAAACCATCTCTCAGCCGACTATGATCGCCCTGATGCTTAGTGAACTGAGGCTTAGCCCCGCCGATATCGTATTGGAAATTGGTACAGGCAGTGGTTATCAAACTGCGCTTTTGGCAAGCATTGTAAAAGAAGTGTGTTCGGTGGAGCTTTTGGACGGCCTTTCTCTTAGGGCACAGAAAACCCTGAGAGCTGCCGGATTCCGCAACCTTTATTTCCGCATCGGTGATGGCTGGCAGGGTTGGCAACAAGCATATCCCCCCTACATCGAATTCAACAAGATTATAGTATCTGCCGCTGCTGATGAAGTACCTTCCCGATTGTGCGAGCAACTGGCGGAAGGCGGGATTATGGCAGTTCCAGTGGGTGAAGCCGGAGCTCAAACTCTTTACATCATCCATCGTGAAAACGGAGAACTTAGATATCGAAAGAACGTATCCTGCGCGTTTGTCCCCCTTGTGAGGAGTGGGAGGTAA
- a CDS encoding cyclic nucleotide-binding domain-containing protein produces the protein MDSFFRWLKNRFTASRKHLELKQYQVFADLNDFELYLLNELIHTRSFKAGELIYEEGYPLEVIYFVQSGEIELSGIYGSKLNKTVGPGGHLGILDMYHGNQRSSTATAKTDIEAHVISKSDLSSFVELKPRAGLKILSAINQEFCHFIFDLAGTKEHELD, from the coding sequence ATGGACAGCTTCTTCAGATGGTTAAAGAACCGCTTTACAGCATCTCGCAAACATCTGGAACTCAAACAATACCAGGTTTTTGCAGATTTAAATGATTTTGAGCTATATCTACTAAATGAGCTGATACATACACGCAGTTTCAAAGCTGGCGAATTGATCTACGAAGAGGGCTACCCTCTGGAAGTGATCTATTTTGTGCAAAGCGGAGAGATTGAGCTGAGTGGCATCTACGGCAGTAAATTGAACAAGACAGTAGGTCCGGGGGGACATCTGGGCATCCTGGATATGTACCATGGTAACCAGCGCAGCAGCACCGCAACAGCCAAGACAGATATTGAGGCACATGTGATTTCCAAATCCGATCTTAGCTCGTTTGTGGAATTGAAGCCTCGAGCAGGATTGAAGATCCTATCTGCCATAAACCAAGAGTTTTGCCACTTCATATTTGATCTGGCAGGCACTAAAGAACATGAATTGGACTAA
- a CDS encoding AI-2E family transporter: protein MNWTKLIFNLILGILFVAGLIFYRWVFIYLIFAVIFTYILDPAVTWLEYKHWPRWLGVIALYLSILGILAWFTSRLIPELIAQGNSLLAILGHEEVMNVDYLIQIPFVNSIYEYALNLDAQIPGLDAATWLTSVLDSAVDFLAYLPKFLLDNYSSIIGAVSFIGMVPLISFFLLQDKHKIRRSMLGLSSNRYFELAIILLSKIDKTVGTYLRAMLFEVIAVSIMASTALSIVGVSNPVLIGISAGFANIIPYFGPFFGGALAVFTVFFAGGPFLQMVYAAFAMWLVQVIDNNIVYPVVVGTTINMHPLLVLLTVLAGGWYGGILWMLISVPLVFLIYSIVSVLYKNLKVYRII, encoded by the coding sequence ATGAATTGGACTAAGCTGATTTTCAACCTTATCCTGGGCATTCTGTTTGTTGCCGGCTTAATCTTTTACCGCTGGGTATTCATCTATTTGATCTTTGCCGTGATCTTCACATATATCCTGGATCCTGCAGTTACCTGGCTGGAATACAAGCATTGGCCCCGTTGGCTGGGAGTGATTGCCTTGTACCTTAGCATTCTGGGCATTCTTGCCTGGTTTACCAGCCGTCTGATTCCGGAGTTGATTGCTCAAGGCAACAGCCTGCTTGCTATTTTGGGTCATGAAGAGGTCATGAATGTGGATTATCTGATCCAGATTCCATTTGTAAACAGTATTTACGAATATGCCCTCAATCTGGACGCTCAGATTCCCGGATTGGATGCCGCCACCTGGCTTACGAGTGTATTGGACAGTGCCGTAGATTTTTTGGCTTACCTGCCAAAATTCCTTCTGGACAATTATTCTTCCATCATCGGCGCCGTCTCGTTCATTGGAATGGTTCCCCTGATCAGCTTTTTCTTACTACAAGACAAGCACAAGATTCGTAGAAGTATGTTGGGACTAAGTTCAAACCGCTATTTCGAGCTTGCGATCATTTTGCTGAGTAAGATAGATAAAACTGTGGGAACATACTTGCGCGCCATGCTGTTTGAAGTGATTGCCGTGAGCATTATGGCTTCCACAGCACTGAGTATTGTAGGGGTCAGCAATCCCGTGTTAATCGGTATTTCAGCAGGATTTGCCAATATCATTCCCTATTTCGGACCCTTCTTTGGTGGAGCGTTAGCTGTCTTCACCGTATTCTTTGCAGGTGGCCCTTTCCTGCAGATGGTATATGCCGCTTTTGCCATGTGGCTTGTGCAAGTAATAGATAATAATATCGTTTACCCTGTAGTTGTTGGAACCACCATAAATATGCACCCGCTGCTGGTACTGCTTACTGTTCTTGCCGGCGGATGGTATGGTGGCATACTATGGATGCTGATTTCCGTACCCCTGGTTTTTCTGATCTATAGTATAGTAAGTGTGTTGTATAAGAATTTGAAAGTATATCGAATAATATAA
- a CDS encoding pyridoxal phosphate-dependent aminotransferase family protein — protein sequence MSILDKCFNFTDARKAMALGYYPYFREISSEQDTEVICNGKKMLMMGSNSYLGLTNHPKVKEAGIQAMKKYGSGCAGSRFLNGTLDIHLELEAELALLVGKEAALAYPTGYQANVGCISAMVGKNEYIVTDKYDHASIIDGCKLSDGIMVRYNHNDMNSLERCLQKLGGKSALIVVDGIFSMEGDIANLPQISALADKYGAILMVDEAHSLGVLGEKGAGATAHFGLTAKTDFIMGTFSKSLASVGGFIAADEPLIHYLKHKSRALIFSASLPPASTASVLAALKIMEEEPERIAKLWENTDYMMQEFKAMGYDTGSSCTPVIPLYVGDMMRAFQMWARLGEEGVFINPVIPPAVPPNGCLIRCSFMATHTREQLDMALDKFRMIGKELGII from the coding sequence ATGAGCATATTGGATAAGTGTTTCAATTTCACCGATGCCCGTAAAGCCATGGCTTTGGGCTACTATCCATATTTTAGGGAGATATCCTCCGAGCAGGACACCGAAGTAATTTGCAACGGTAAAAAAATGCTTATGATGGGTTCAAACAGCTATTTAGGCCTTACCAACCACCCCAAAGTGAAGGAAGCCGGCATCCAAGCCATGAAGAAGTATGGTAGCGGATGTGCCGGTTCCAGATTCCTGAACGGCACTTTGGATATCCATCTGGAGCTGGAAGCAGAATTGGCACTCCTGGTTGGAAAGGAAGCAGCCCTGGCATATCCCACGGGTTATCAGGCAAACGTAGGCTGCATCTCTGCCATGGTAGGCAAAAACGAATATATCGTTACTGATAAATACGATCACGCTTCCATCATCGACGGCTGTAAACTGTCGGACGGCATTATGGTGCGTTACAATCACAATGACATGAACTCCCTGGAACGCTGTTTACAAAAGCTGGGAGGTAAATCCGCACTTATTGTTGTGGATGGCATATTCTCGATGGAAGGTGATATTGCCAATCTGCCCCAAATATCCGCTTTGGCAGATAAATACGGCGCTATCCTGATGGTTGATGAAGCACATTCTCTGGGTGTTTTAGGCGAAAAGGGAGCCGGAGCTACAGCTCATTTTGGCCTGACGGCAAAGACCGACTTCATCATGGGAACATTCAGCAAATCTTTGGCTTCAGTGGGTGGATTCATCGCAGCAGATGAGCCGCTGATTCACTATTTGAAGCATAAATCCCGCGCTTTAATCTTTAGCGCATCGCTTCCTCCTGCTTCTACGGCCAGTGTTTTGGCTGCCCTCAAGATTATGGAAGAAGAACCTGAACGCATAGCAAAGCTTTGGGAGAATACCGATTATATGATGCAGGAGTTCAAGGCAATGGGATACGACACAGGGTCCAGCTGTACTCCTGTGATACCATTATATGTGGGCGACATGATGCGTGCCTTCCAAATGTGGGCTCGCTTGGGAGAAGAAGGTGTATTCATAAATCCCGTGATTCCCCCAGCAGTGCCGCCAAACGGCTGTCTGATCCGCTGTTCCTTCATGGCAACTCACACCCGCGAACAACTGGATATGGCCCTGGACAAATTCCGGATGATCGGTAAGGAATTGGGAATTATTTAA
- a CDS encoding phosphoenolpyruvate carboxykinase (ATP) gives MASKSSAEYYSDLKAMSPIRAIAETLMNNHKVRKIDIREAYEMAKNQPGVTVTDIPMYPEYVKMHNLPADAKVLDDCHGNILGRTAKARRFYHRLDASKKNKLEGDLREAVWQMQHYPLIKAEAVLGMDQDVMIKATFITTESDVANVFNWLLNFSPYESVAKKYAASPKLPIQDIILIAFNEWTCDDPFYNNVGAPQLALVDEKHNVMVNLGMRYFGERKKGTLTMAWTSGIRIGMAACHGGIKEIDFSTCEDSAYHKFGKRSIAFYGLSGTGKSSHTNSHDNAGTLPKGFSKVVLHDDAFQIDLEQKVCRAWEPTLFDKTDSRPIDHPDWKYALALMNHAILNIDGKRIPVGQDLRNQNGRALLDRSLLGNYVNRCAFPKALVWLMKDSVLPPALKLTNKYLAISMGAALMTQRNRAENVTEDELKKLVFEPFANPFRVYELYRDVEAFLNVADNGADFYCFNSRGYWKTSDSELEAIPLKTSLTLQTAILTDQIEWEEWSLLPGALIPSKDSIEKLLPGYYETYNPAKRGNMDNYISLLKDRFQQRIDFLRESDLKERPEIQAELLKALQIKA, from the coding sequence ATGGCAAGCAAGAGCAGTGCTGAATACTACAGCGATCTAAAAGCGATGTCCCCGATTCGCGCAATAGCGGAGACATTGATGAACAACCACAAAGTGCGCAAAATTGACATTCGAGAAGCCTATGAAATGGCGAAGAACCAACCCGGTGTGACCGTCACGGACATTCCGATGTACCCTGAATATGTCAAAATGCACAATCTTCCCGCTGATGCAAAGGTCTTGGACGATTGTCATGGAAACATCCTGGGCAGAACAGCCAAAGCCAGACGCTTTTACCACCGCCTTGATGCCAGCAAAAAGAACAAGCTGGAAGGTGATCTACGCGAAGCTGTTTGGCAGATGCAACACTATCCTCTGATTAAAGCCGAAGCAGTGTTGGGCATGGATCAGGATGTGATGATCAAGGCTACTTTTATCACTACCGAAAGTGACGTCGCCAATGTATTCAACTGGCTATTGAACTTCTCTCCCTATGAGTCGGTAGCAAAGAAGTATGCTGCCAGCCCCAAGCTACCCATTCAGGACATCATCCTCATCGCCTTCAATGAATGGACTTGCGACGATCCGTTCTACAACAATGTCGGCGCTCCTCAACTGGCTCTCGTTGATGAAAAACACAATGTGATGGTGAACTTGGGAATGCGCTACTTTGGCGAACGCAAAAAGGGAACCCTTACCATGGCATGGACCTCCGGCATCCGTATCGGGATGGCTGCTTGTCACGGCGGAATCAAAGAAATTGATTTCAGTACCTGCGAAGACTCTGCCTATCACAAATTCGGTAAGCGCTCGATTGCATTCTACGGACTATCCGGAACCGGAAAATCCAGCCACACAAATTCACATGATAACGCTGGTACGCTGCCCAAAGGATTTTCCAAGGTAGTATTGCACGACGATGCTTTCCAGATAGACTTGGAACAAAAAGTATGTCGTGCTTGGGAACCTACCCTCTTTGACAAGACAGACTCCCGCCCCATCGACCATCCGGACTGGAAATATGCTCTTGCCTTGATGAACCACGCCATACTCAATATCGACGGCAAACGCATCCCAGTGGGTCAGGATCTGCGCAACCAAAACGGCCGTGCACTTCTGGATCGCAGCCTGCTGGGCAATTATGTGAACCGCTGTGCCTTCCCCAAAGCCTTGGTATGGCTTATGAAAGACAGCGTTTTACCTCCCGCATTAAAGCTTACAAACAAGTATCTCGCAATCTCCATGGGAGCGGCTTTGATGACTCAGCGTAACCGCGCCGAAAACGTAACTGAAGATGAATTAAAGAAACTGGTGTTCGAGCCATTTGCCAATCCTTTCCGTGTTTATGAGCTCTATCGTGATGTGGAAGCTTTTCTGAATGTTGCCGATAATGGTGCCGATTTCTATTGCTTCAACTCCCGTGGTTATTGGAAAACCTCCGATAGCGAACTGGAAGCTATCCCGTTGAAGACTTCTCTCACTCTGCAGACAGCTATCCTTACCGATCAGATTGAATGGGAAGAATGGAGTCTGTTACCAGGTGCGTTGATCCCTTCCAAAGATTCAATCGAAAAGCTCTTGCCCGGATATTATGAGACCTACAATCCTGCAAAACGCGGCAATATGGATAACTACATCAGCCTTCTGAAAGACAGATTCCAGCAGCGCATCGACTTCTTGAGAGAAAGCGACCTCAAGGAGCGTCCTGAAATTCAAGCGGAGCTTCTAAAAGCGCTTCAAATAAAAGCATAA
- the pgsB gene encoding poly-gamma-glutamate synthase PgsB — protein MTILIIATIILILHWILEYRRHVHKVLAIPVRIHVNGTRGKSSVTRLIAAGLRAGGKKTIAKITGTLPRVVLPDGREAAIIRLQGANIIEQKYIFRYAASEKPDAIVIECMAVNPVFQWITERKFVKSTISVITNSRPDHLDLMGGTVQSVTMSLSNSIPVGGVCYTAENSQFHILKKVAESRNTKIHKILPTDVTDEEMSRFRYIEHKENVQLALAVCAEAGVPRDVALAGMQSANPDPGALKKYLIEDRGKDIHFYNVFAANDPESTVYIINMVTGNLNGEQTIIIVNSRADRLFRSQQLIDALSQVKYDYVLLTGEIPEKVENYALSHGIPKDKLFAMGQPLTEDIYQKVWDLTQKESHVLGIGNIAGEVKYGAQIVAHFKHKIAKVNKGAGRG, from the coding sequence ATGACAATACTGATCATTGCGACCATTATCCTGATCTTGCATTGGATATTGGAGTATCGCAGACATGTGCATAAAGTACTGGCTATCCCTGTGCGAATCCATGTGAACGGCACCAGAGGAAAATCCAGCGTTACAAGGTTGATTGCCGCTGGCTTGCGTGCCGGGGGCAAAAAGACCATCGCCAAGATTACCGGAACTTTACCCCGAGTAGTGCTCCCCGATGGCAGAGAGGCCGCCATCATTCGCTTGCAAGGGGCGAACATCATCGAGCAGAAATATATCTTCCGCTATGCTGCAAGTGAAAAGCCCGATGCGATTGTAATCGAATGTATGGCTGTGAATCCAGTATTCCAATGGATTACTGAACGCAAGTTTGTAAAAAGCACAATTTCGGTAATAACAAACAGCCGTCCCGATCATTTGGATCTGATGGGCGGAACTGTACAAAGTGTCACCATGAGCCTATCGAATTCGATTCCGGTGGGTGGAGTGTGTTATACGGCAGAAAACAGCCAGTTTCACATTCTGAAAAAAGTAGCTGAAAGCCGTAACACCAAGATTCACAAGATATTACCCACTGATGTCACAGACGAAGAGATGAGCAGATTCCGTTATATTGAGCACAAAGAAAACGTTCAGCTTGCTTTGGCAGTATGTGCTGAAGCCGGAGTACCCCGGGATGTGGCTCTCGCTGGAATGCAGAGCGCAAATCCGGATCCGGGCGCTCTGAAAAAGTACTTGATTGAAGACAGGGGAAAAGACATCCATTTTTACAATGTCTTCGCCGCAAACGATCCGGAATCCACAGTCTATATTATTAACATGGTTACCGGCAATTTGAACGGTGAGCAAACTATAATAATCGTGAATTCCCGTGCGGATCGTCTATTCCGATCTCAGCAGCTTATCGACGCTCTATCGCAAGTGAAATATGATTATGTATTACTTACCGGAGAGATTCCTGAAAAGGTAGAGAATTATGCTCTAAGTCATGGCATTCCCAAAGACAAGCTATTTGCAATGGGGCAACCACTCACCGAAGATATCTACCAAAAAGTTTGGGATCTAACCCAAAAGGAATCTCATGTCTTGGGAATCGGGAATATAGCCGGTGAGGTCAAATATGGCGCTCAGATAGTGGCGCATTTCAAACATAAAATAGCAAAAGTAAATAAAGGAGCTGGTCGTGGTTGA
- the pgsC gene encoding poly-gamma-glutamate biosynthesis protein PgsC: MVDAVVQAAVGLGVIISLIFSELLGASAGGIVVPGYIALYLDKPMQILGTLVISLLTWGIIRLVGRFTLLFGKRRMVLSILIGFILGWASRLLVFHELTIHQLQMQSIGYIIPGLIANWFERQGFWKTLSTITIAAVLVKLLLIVIFGGEV, from the coding sequence GTGGTTGATGCAGTAGTACAAGCCGCAGTAGGACTCGGCGTTATCATTAGTCTGATCTTTTCTGAATTGTTGGGAGCATCTGCTGGCGGAATTGTAGTCCCCGGCTATATTGCGCTCTATTTAGACAAACCAATGCAGATATTGGGTACCTTGGTTATCAGTTTGCTTACTTGGGGGATCATCCGTTTGGTGGGAAGATTTACCCTGCTCTTTGGCAAACGCAGAATGGTACTAAGCATATTGATCGGATTCATCCTGGGCTGGGCTTCCAGACTTTTGGTTTTTCATGAACTTACTATTCACCAATTGCAAATGCAATCTATCGGATATATCATCCCCGGCTTGATCGCAAACTGGTTTGAGCGTCAGGGATTTTGGAAGACTCTTTCTACAATAACCATCGCTGCGGTATTGGTGAAACTATTGTTGATTGTGATATTTGGCGGGGAGGTCTAA